The Priestia megaterium NBRC 15308 = ATCC 14581 region CACGTCCATCGCTTGAATTTGTTTCTGTATATTTGATCGGCAGTAGCGAGAAGACAATATAATAAACAGAAAAATAGACAAACTGGTAAGAAAAGAGACTTGCTGAAAGGATATCATCCATAACTAAACCATTTATAAGGAAAATAGAAGCTAAATTAGCAATGGCACCTCCAGCATAGACACAAGCATGGGTAAATCGGTTGTCGTATTTTAGTTTTTCATATACACAAAAAGAATCCAAAAAGTAAACAGATTTTATTTTAATTTTCTTCCATTTAAAAATCGTTTTTCCTTTTCCAATGGTAAAATCCACTCTCCCTCCGAAAAAGATCGCCATGATAGAATGACCTAATTGATGAACAAGAGACACAAGTGGTAGTACAAGTAAGAAAGAAAACAAGAACTTAGGCATATCACTGAATCCAAACACACTTCCATCTCCTTTACCATGAAATGATTTAATAAATCGTTGGCTTATTAAAATAGATAAAATCTATTTAATAATGGACAGACTTTTCTCAACAGAGGTTGTGCCTTTTTAATCATATGTACAATCATCCGTTTGGCACCATGAAAGGCCTTTAGTCGGAGGCTAGGACCAACCGTTTTTTAATAAAGCAGTAGGTAAAGTGATCAATAATCTTCAACAGGGCCTATTAAGAAGAATAGCTTCACTTTATTTTCAAACATTCTCCATAACAATAAACGACCCTATGTATCGTAAACAAAGTTACTAAGGTCGCTTATGTTATATTCTGATTTATTATTCTTTTCTCTTTTTCTTTATAATAAAATATTTGGTTTGTCATTAAGTTTCTAACAGAATTTCGTTATCATGATTAATTTGATCGAACAAATAAGTAAGATAAGATTCTAATTCAAATTGATCGTCTTCAACAAAATCATCTAACACAGGCTTACTTTCTTCTCCCATTTTTAATCACTCCAACTTAATTTTTTTCGATTTATTTTGCATGATGCCCGTGATTGTTTTTTTGTCCCATCTTTCTTAGAACAAAGCTTACAATTAACACCAGAATGATTGCTCCAATAATGGCTGGAATGATGGCAAAACCACCAATGACTGGTCCCCAACTTCCCAAGATCAGACCACCTAACCAAGAACCAATAAAACCAGCAATAATATTACCAATAATGCCTCCCGGAACGTCACGCCCTGTAATTAAACCGGCAAGCCAACCGATAATTCCACCTACAATTAGCATCCATAGAATACTCATACATCATTCTCTCCTTTTGAAATAGTTAGTTGACTTTACCCCAGGTTAAAACCTATTAATCCTGTTATTTTTTTCCACAACAAAGTTTTCTTCTTATGTACTAAGATCATATAGCTTTGCTTGCAATCTTTTTTTGTTCTTTTGGACACCTTCTAATGTCTCGTCCATTTTATGAAAAATATAAGTGACTAGACTAACCCCAGCGTATAAATTGCTATCTTATAAACAATGACATTAATATAGGTTTTTTTCATACTATATTTTGGGGGTGAGTAAATGGCAAGAGTAAGTTACCGAAGTGCAGACATTAACTTAATGGCAAGGATGATGCGAGCAGAAGCTGAAGGTGAAGGAAGACTAGGGATGTTATATGTCGGAAATGTAATTGTTAATCGTCTTGCAGCAAATTGTATAGACTTTAAAAATTTAAGAACCGTTTCACAAGTCATTTATCAAGTACAGGGGGGGAACTTTTCGTTTGAAGCTGTTCAAAAAGGCAATGTATTTTATCAAAGAGCGAGAGGTGTTGAAAAAAGATTAGCAAAGCAAAATTTGGATTATTGGAGACAACACCCAGCGAAATTTGCTCTTTGGTATTTTAATCCACATGCTCCGTGCCCTCCAACATGGTACGGTCAACCTGCATCTGGTCAATTTAAAAATCATTGTTATTACGAACCAAAACCTGATACATGTGCTAGTGTTTATAGAGGTTAGATTATCAAGGAGCTATGATTAATTCTGGAGTAGTATGGGGGAGCTGGAAATACAACATTTTAGTCGTAGGTGCTGATAGCTAGCCCTATTTATTCTATGCAACTCTTATAAATCATGTGACAATAGTCCGTTTTAAAAAAATTTTCCCCTCACTGTAGCCTATTTCTTTAATCTTTGTTTTGATGTATTTTTATCTAGCGAAATAAAAAGGGCACTTCCTGGTTAGTAGGTGTTCCTTTGTTTCGCATAAGCAGTTAATCAAATGGAACAAGAAATAGTACTAATAAGGTAAATAAATCATAAAAAAGAGGAAGAGAGTTCTCTTCCTCTTTTTTATAGCTTTATCATTAATATTCCCTGTAATAAACATATTAAATAATGTAACTACGCGATGATATACTTAATGAATTTCAGTAATGCCCGATAGACGAATAGAGAATATATTGTGTTTTTCATCCTCTAGAGAAAGAGTTTGATCATGAAGATTAAGATCATTTACACGTCCCTTACATGTTTGTAATAAACCGTTTTGATAATAGTTAATCGTAATGACACCTTTCTTTCTCAATGCTTTCAATATCATGCTCCGTTCTCCTTTCTTCCTATATAACTAATGTAGAAATGTGTTATTCAAATAAATAATTATCATGCAGAATTTGCGAGAAAATCATACAAGTTAAAAGTTATATTGTTTTATATTATTTAGTATACAACAAACTTATAGGAAACGCTTACATTTTATTGTGTAAACTTTGTGAACTTTCAACAGGAAGAAAGCTCAAAGAATAAAAGAGGAAAAGAAATATATGTCTAGAATCTATATCTATGTTTCAATCCATCTATTGTACCTTCTTGTAAATGAGCTTTTATTTAATGCTTAAAATATCATTTCGATTTTTAGCACAAATTCTTTTTAATTGTTTAACAGGTGGGAATTCCCTGTGCTTAATTCGTTTTAACTTCCATACTTTATGTATGTAGCATACCCTTGTCAATTTACCTCATTGCTTTAACTCGTAAGAGCATTAGTTTTGGAATCCTTCTAATGGATACGCAAATTAATAATTGTACTTGGAAACGGAGCGATACGATGAATAAGACGTATGATGTCATCATTACCGGTGCTAGAGTTGCCGGCTCTACCCTTGCTATTTATCTTGGAAAGGCAGGTTTCCATGTGTTGTTAGTAGACCAAGCGACCTTTCCAAAGGATACATTATCAACCCATACTTTTTTCAATAATACTGTCGCTCTTCTTCGAGAAATCGGTGTCATGGACAAATTATTGAAAACAAACGCCCCACCGGTACAGGATATTAAATTTCAATTTGAGGATACCGCGATAGAAGGACGCATCCCTAAGGTTGACGGAGAAGAAAGTTGTTACTGCATTAGAAGAACTTATCTCGATCAGATCCTACTTGAACAAGCCAAATCACAAATGAATGTAACCGTTCTAGAAAGGTTTCGTGTGACGGATGTTATTCATGATGACGATACAGTAGTAGGGGTGGAAGGTATAGATGGCAATAACGAGAAACAAGAATTTTTAGCTCGCATGGTAGTCGGGGCAGACGGCCGATCCTCAATTATCCGCAGGCTGGTAAAAAGTGAAATCAAAATAAGCATTTCGGCAAAAGTCGGCATCTATTTCGGGTACTTCTCTGAATTTCGCCATGACAATGTCCCTAAATTTGAAGTATACAAGATAAAAGATAACACAGCCATTCTCTTTCCAACAAATGATAATTTATATGTTATTGCCGGCATTTTCCCATTAGAAAACAAGGAATTGATAGGACGATTGAAATTAAATCCAGAAAGCTGTCTACGCAATTTTTTAACAGATAACTTTCCGAATACAACAATAGGGACGCGTTTAAAAAATGCAGAACTAGTAGAACCGGTTAAAGGCATTCTCGGATATGATAATTACTGGTATAAAGGGATGGGAAAAGGGTGGGCGTTAGTTGGAGATGCAGTTTGTTTTAAAGATCCTGGCATGGCACAAGGTATCCATGATGCTATATGTGGAGCACGTATATTATCCAATATTCTCTCAAAATATAAGGGGCAATCTGAACAATCAAATCAAATATCTGAAGAATATCAAAAGGCAATAGAAGACGAGTTTATGGTTCGGTTTCACATGGGATGTCAAATTTCGCAGAATGAACGCATCTCTGAACAACAGAATGCTGTCAATAAGCTAATCAGTTCTCATCCAGTGGCTATAGAGAAATTTTTAGGGATTTATAATTACTCAAACGAGCCCGATGCTTTAGAAAAAGAACTCACACGAATTATGCAGTCAATCTAGCAAAAATTTTGAAATTGACCTAAGAGTTTTCAAGAATTAGCAATGAGGGGAAGGTAAACCGAGAGCAGAAAGGGATATATTGAAAACAAAGATAATATTCTGTTACGATTAGCACATTTTATCTAAAACATACTCAATATAAAAAGCCACTTGTATGCAACAAGTGGCTCTTTGTTACGTTGAATACATTAAATTATTCCCATCACTATTAGAGAAGTTTATGAATCTGCAAAGGATGGTGTTAGCTAATAATAGTCAGATAGAAATGGAAGAGAAATAACGGCAAGAAATAGCAAGAGCAAATGTGTATGTGTGTGATTTATAGGATGGCATATACACACATAACAATAAAGATAGCCAATACATAAAGTTCCACCATGTAAATATAGCATTTTCTCATTATTTCATATAATAAGTAACTAGCTCGTAGCAACGTTCTCTAGTCATTTCGTGTAAAATACGGGCTTCTTCAGCATAAGCTAAAGTTCCGCCTCCAGCTTCTTTCAACTCTTTTTGAGAAGCAGCATCTCTATCTTTAATCCATTGACGTTGTTTAATTTTTAGATCATTCATCTCTGATGCAGATAATTGTTTTTTTAATTCGCCATAGATGTCGTTCAACACTTGGTCCCACATTTGATAATTTGCTCCAGAAGCTTGTCTTCTGTCACCATCGATTTGGTCATTAACTGGTTGTACTTCACTAGTTCTAGTCTGTTCTAATAAATCTAAATAATAAGCTTTTTTGCTATTAGTTATGGTTGTAGCTGGACTATTTGTTGATGGAGTGCTTGAAGTTGGACCAGTCTTTGATACAGTAGTAATCGGTCCATTCTTAGCTATATCAGTTAAGTATAATTGGTTATTGATAAGCACGGCTGTGTACATCCAATTATATTTATTTGTTTTTTGAGATCCATCTGGTTGTATAACAGATACAGTCTCTACAGTTTGTATGTTATAAAGAGGCCCATCAGAAGAGTTACCTGCTTTTGTAAAATTTACTACAGAATAATCTACCCAGTTCTCTTTAATACCCTTCTTATATAAGTTGCTTACTAATGATTGTTGGTCACTATATAACGAACCTTTTAAAACCTGTGCAACGTTACTGAACTGGCCTGTATTAATTGCAGTTGTTAGTCCATTTATGTAATCAGCCATTACTAGAGCTGCTGTATCTTTAGTAACAAAAGCGTCATCGGAGACTGTATTTGAATTAGTTGGGTTTTGCTGATTACTATTTTTGTGAACAGCACTCCCATGATCACTACCTTTTATAGTTGAAGGTTCCCCAGTATTATTGTCTGTAGCATTATTACTATCTTGATTCGCTTTATTAGCACTATTATCACTGGTCTCCTGGCTACTAACCTCTCCAGTTTCCCTTGATTTTGAATCGACTTTTTCTTCTTGTTGACAGCCAGAAACCAGTAAAGAAATTGCCGTAATTAATAAAAAAACACCTTTTTTATACATAGCTGTTCCCCCTCTAAAAGTTGTTAATTTCATGTGTATTTTACCAATATTAAAAGATAGTATAACAACGTTTTATTCCTTAGTAATGATATTATTTAGCAGTGAAATATTATAATTTTTTCAAAACAGTTTATTAATAATTAATTCGTAAAAAACAGTCTCAAAGTAAGAGACTGACATCTTATTCATTATGCTAGAGCAAGAATACTTTATTTAGCACATTATTATAACGACATCATCTGCCGCCCAATACTATCTCCTTGACCAACATCAATGTAATGAACTTTCATGGTTTTAGGCGTTGCAGCGTATGAGGAAGCTGGAGCTGCAACAATTCCTATTCCTATAGCGAGTGAAGAAACAATTTTGATAACACGACTTTTCATTGTTTTATCCCCTTTTGATAAATGTATTTTTATTTGCATTGTTCATTTATAGCAAAATTAATTTTACTACACGAAATCATAAGTTAATATAAAGTAAATTGAATATTTTTACTTATAAAGGTGTAAAAAGTCGTGTTATACATGAGAATTAGTAGTAAAATGGAGGTAAATAGTAATGAAATGTACTGTTTTAGGAATTTTAGTAGATTGACATTTTAAAATGACCTTATCTTTTCACCTCTAAGATACAGAAACATTAGTTTCAAACAGTCATTCTTAGCTTTTTTTATATTGAGACCGAAACTCAGAACAAAGAGTTGTTTGCCTTTCTCAAGATGATGTTGATCACCTTATTAAGTTCTTGCAGCACTTAAACAAAAAGAAAGTCCCTTTATTATTTATCTAATTATATTCAATTAATGGGTTATTAAAAATATCTTGTACCTAACAGGAGTAACAAGTTTTTCAATGTGAACGTATCGAATTAGAACGCGTGATATAGGAAGAAGAAATCTAGTCGTGATATATACTAATAACAAACATAAATATGATGGAGGGCATTATGACGAAACGATTAGATTTACGTGTCGACTTTGCGTTTAAATCGTTATTTGGCACCCATGGAAATGAATCCATTTTAGCTGCCTTTTTAAATGCGGCACTTCGCTTTCCAGATGAGAAGAAGATTCAAACGGTTCAGTTATTAGATCCGCATTTTAATAAAGAAAACCAAGAAGATAAACGTTCGATTTTAGATGTACACGCGCAATTAGAGGATGGAAGCCGCGTTAATATTGAAATTCAACTTAATAATAAGCTGATATGGAAAAGCGAACACTCTATTATTGGTCCAAAATGTATAGTAGCCAAATGAAGGAAGGCATGGATTACGGAGAGCTTTGTAAAACCATTACAATTAATATTGTTAACTTCCGTTATTTGTCCCACATTCATGATTATCACTCAACTTTCTAGCTTTATGAGCGTGAACAAAAATTACTCTTAACTGATATGCTGGAAATTCATTTTATGGAGCTACCTAAGTTATTAATTAAATGGCGTAATAGAGAGGTAGATCCTCGAAAAGATCAACTTGTGCGATGGTTATTATTACTTGAAGCATCTGAAGATGAAGAAATCACTCAAGTATTGGAGGAGATTGCGATGCAAGAAGATCAGGTATTAAAGAAAGCAATGGATGAATGGGAACGTGTGAGCCAAGATCCAGAAGTATTACTTGCTTATGAAGCAAGACGAAAAGCTCTTTTAGATGAAAAATCTGCTTTAAAAAGAGCAGAGAAACTGGGAGAAGAGCGAGGAGAAAAAAAGGGGATTCAGAAGGTTGCTTTAGGCATGATTCAAGAAGGTATAGACAGTAAAATGATAAGTAAATTGACAGGTCTTACAATAGAAGACGTGGAGAAACTTCGTTACCAATAAATATCAATAAAAAGAGCTGTATCGTAAGATACAGCTCTTTTTATTATAGATTAGGTACTTATTTTTCGTTACTCAGATAAAATAACAAACCTCTTGTTCTAGAAGGAATTTTGTACTATTTCATAGAAAGTGGCCCCTTGGTGCAACTATAAGTACAAGATTAAAAAATAAATCTTACTGTTCCTTTAAATCTTTCTCCACCTGTATGCTAATTTTAGTAAGGTATTCTTCTTCGTTATTAGTTTTCATCGAATCGTACAAGTACTCTTCATACGCGTCACCTACAATAGAATAGCCTTCTGTCTTAATAAAATTAGTTACATGGAGGTAGGAAGACTCAATATTTTTATAAGGTCCTTCGTGATAATAAATGGCATAAAGACCTTCTGGCCTTGATTGTCCTGTGTCCAACTCACTATAAGAAAATAAATAATCAACCCTCTCAAACCTCTCTTGAATTAGGGTATCTTTTGTTAGTAAAGATCCAATAGGTACCGGAACTTGCAAACCTATCTGTTTTCCAAAATGATTATATTGCTCTGACCATTCTTCTACAGTATTCATGCCCTCATTTGAGGTTTTATTGCTTAGAAGGATGTACTTTTTCTCCGTTTTTTGGACATAAACTTTTCCAAATTCGACACCTTTCAGTTCCTCTTCCGTTGAAATAATCTGCTTAAAGAAACGTTGAATTTGAAGCAATTTTTCAATTTCTTTTTCTACTATAACGGTTTGCTGATTTGCCATTTGAATAAATTTATGAGTGTTTTGGGAACTAAGATATTCTTTTAGCTCCTCGATTGATACACCTAATTTCCGAAGAGACTGGAGTGTAGAGAATGATTTAATTTGATCATAGGTATAATAGCGATAACCATTTAAAAGTTTCCCCGCAGGTTTGAAAAGATTAATTTTATCGTAATAAAATAATGTATCTTTCTTCACTCCCACGTAGCTAGCAAATTCTCCTGTAGTTAAAGTTTTAGTTTTTCTCTCCAAGTTGAAAACTCCTCTTGACTATAGACTAACTCCATACTTCATACTCTACCATAAGCAAACGCTATATCATATGACATGGAAGGTACATCAAGCTATATAAGCTTTTGCATAGCAATCTATACAGACGGAGGTTTCCATATGAGTAAGACAAAAAGAAGTACACTATACCTCTTACTTATAAACATATTTATTGTTTTTTTAGGAATTGGTTTAGTCATACCTGTACTACCGAGTATTATGAATGAATTGAACATTAGTGGTACAACTGTTGGTTATTTAACAGCAATATTTGCCCTAACACAATTAATTATTTCTCCATTTGCGGGGAAAGCAGCTGATAAATTTGGCCGTAAAATCATGATAGTAATAGGATTATTTATCTTCAGTCTATCAGAATTATTATTTGGAATAGGGGAAACAATCGAGTTATTGTTCGTATCACGTATTTTAGGCGGTGTTAGTGGTGCTTGTATTATGCCTGCTGTGACAGCTTTTATTGCAGATATAACAACATTAGAAACACGCCCAAAGATGCTAGGATATATGTCAGCAGCTATTACTACTGGATTAATTATAGGGCCAGGCGTAGGTGGCTTCTTAGCTGAGATTGGCACGCGAGTACCCTTTTACTCAGCTTCAGTTCTTGGATTTGTTGCTGCAATCTTATCCGTTAAGCTGTTAAAAGAACCCGCGTCTCCTCAAGAAGAAGTAGAGGTCAAAGGACTAATAGAAAAAAAGATGGGCTTAAAGAAGATATTCATGCCTATGTTCTTTATTGCTTTTGTAGTCATTTTTGTATCGACATTTGGGTTAACAGCATTTGAGTCATTCTTCAGTTTATACGTTGATCATAAATTCGCGTTTAGTCCATTGGATATTGCTATTTCAATCACAGGCGGTGCCATTATAGGTGCAATATTTCAGATTGTACTATTCGAACCGTTAGTAAAGTACATGGGTGAAATTAATATGATTCGTTGGTCATTGGTAGTATCTGCGATTTTAGTTTTTACAATGACATTAGTGAGCTCTTACTGGACGGTTATGACAGTCACATTTACCGTATTTATAGGTGCGGATCTCATTCGCCCAGCCGTAACAACGTACTTATCACGCATTGCTGGTAACGAACAAGGCTTTGTTGGAGGAATGAACTCTTTTTTCACTTCCCTGGCCAACGTATTTAGCCCCATCTTAGGTGGCATTTTATTTGATATTAATATTAATTACCCCTACTATTTCAGTACAGTTGTCATTATCATTGGTTTAGCCATCACTATACTATGGAAAAAACCTAAGACTGAAGAGTTAAACCTATCTAAAAAGAGTACCTTGTAAACTCTTATATGTAAATCTGATTTCTCATCTATTTCATGAAAAATGGGCTATTAAGACAACTACCAGCATATAAAAACCCATTACTTCTTACATAATTAGCTCCCCCTTACTTACTGGGGTAAGAGTTCTTTTTATTTTTCGATTGGACAGGCAAGCTTACTGCAGTAGCTACATAGTATCTAAAGGCTATCTACTTCGTTAGCGTTACTGCGTTAATACAAGCTTTATGTATGATTGGAGCTAATTTCGAAAGGAGGTTATTGTTAATTTGTTTTTGATAATAGTCTTGATAACAAATCATCAAAGATTTTACGATCAAAAAATGAGAAAATAAAACTTATTAAATACATTCGTTTTTGAGATTGGTAACACAGAAAAATGTCATTCTTCAACTTACTTAAGGTGGCTTTTTATTTCGAGAACCGAATATTTAAGAAACTCGCTTGATTATTGAATATCATTGCAAAGCCTTATTGAACAAAGGCTTCCTCTACCTTCTAATAATTAAGCGATTAAAAATTTTTAGCTTTTCTATACTAGGGGTCACGTCACCAAAAGTAAAAAGTTACACGTTTAGATACATTTTATGCGGTTACCTGTATGTTAAGGAACTAGATATTGTTATTTTATTATTCTTTTACCTTTACTTAGTAATTTAAAAATACTGCTATTATAGCAGTATTTTTGTTAATGTAAAAAATCTAGAAATACGCAAAAAATAATATTATTACTCTCATCTTCAAGCAATAATATTATTTTTTATTTTTGTCTAAGGACTTCAATGCGTTTCGATACTCATTATCATTCATTTCCTGTTTCTCTTTATTACTGCCTTTAGCTAAATTAGACACTGCTTGACGAAACATTCCATCTTTTTCTCCTGTATGGAGACTTTTCCTTTGCTCGTGAGTAGGTGGTTCATGAGGAATTTCATTTCCTACTTCTACTTCAATTTTCTTTCCACTTTCATCAACAACTGCTTCTTTATATTTTTTAGTAAGACTAATGAATACAATAAGAATTGCTAATGTCAAAACAAAATAGATGGAGAGTGCCAATAAGGCTAGTCCAAGTCCTGCCTCCAATCTTCCATCATAATAAAGTAATGCCCTTATTCCATCCACAATATATCTTGTAGGTAGAATATAACTGAACAGTCGATGGACGGTAGGTAATGTTGATAGAGGAAATGCTCCGCCACTAGAAAATATCCCCATAAAATTCACCGGGAACATTACTAACATTCCCCATCCACCTAAAAATACTGCTATCGTTTTAAATAACAAAAACATGGTTGTACAACTAAAGAAAGTAAACAGGAATATCGTCCAAATGTTTGAAGCATGTGCACTCCCAAAAATTCCAAATACCCCTAGTTGAATAAAAATTGAAACACAGAAAGTTAAAATGATACCAAAAATTATTTCTGATGTAAGGACTTCAGATTCACTTAATGCAGATCCCCTTTTCTTCAAAATGCCATTACTTCGCAAAAGATATCCATGTATCATATTTGCACCCAACATTCCAGTAATAGATGATATAAGGGCCATGACAAACGGTGTCATTCCTTTATTAAGATTAACCGGCAGCCTCAGTACATTTTTGGAAACAACCTGTACGGGGTTTTCTAATAATGAAGCATTCTCTGGTGCTACTCTCATTCCTTTTTGCAGTAATTCATTTTTTAGTTGGCTACTAATTCCTTTAGAAGCAGTTAAAGCGACTGTCTGAAGGGTATTACTCGCAATCATGGATGCAGTTTGCCCAATCCCTTCGTTCAATAAAATTTCTAAATCAGCAGGTTTATCATTTGTAAGACCGGAAATAAGCGTATCATGGACTCGATCAAGACTTTTTGAATAGTCTGAAGGGATAATTAATGCGCCATATGCCTTGTTATTTCTTATATCAGTGAATGCTTGTTTCCTACTTTTATCAACTTCCCATTTAAAAGAGTTCCCATTTTGCTTTTCGATAAGATTTAATAATATGGCATCGCCAACTTTTCCCTTATCTTCATTTACAACAATTAGAGGAACATCAGACATGTTTTGTTTTGCACCTTTAAATATAGGCAGATATACAAATACCATGACTAACATTAATAATGATATTAACCAAATTGGAAACCATGAGGAGCTTAATTTAAACAATTGCTTCACGATTCAATTCCCCTAACAATGGATATTTTTTATTCATTTTATTATGTCCAGTTTGGTATCGATTATTAGGTTATAAAAAGACACCTTTCATAGTTACAGGAACGTTTCTTTTGTTGGAGAAAATTAATATTTCTTCAGTCTTTTATTTTCAAAAAGACTTTCTGAGTTGTCGCATTTGAAACATCGTAGAAGAACAGAGGAGCATACCAACGAGTTGTCCATATATGTGTGTTTTCGTGTATGCATGCATCAAGTAGTAGCTTAAACGATTCATTTGTTGATTGGCTACAGCAAACAAACAGGTGGAGGCTTGTCCAGACAAAAGAAAATGGGGAGAGCCTCGAACTTAAGCCAAGATATCTTTCCATATTGTTTAACCATTTTACATACATTTGATAGTGGGATGCCGATTCGCTCCATTGGCATTTCCTTATCAAACACTAGCATTCAAGAAGAGGAGCAAATGAGCTTATTTGAGGATATCGATCAGCGTGAAAGAGCCTATGCTTTTGCTAAAACGATTGATGACATTCGGCTGCGTTATGGCAAGAATAGTGTACTACGTGAGTCTAGTCACCTTCCTCACTCGACAGATCGTTATCGAAATAGTCTTACAGATTAATTTCACCTTAATTGAAGCCTTACATATTATAAAAAAGGGCAGTACATAACAGAGACAAGGTTCATTCAGTTTGTCGATTCCCTTAGTAATTGATTTTTTTATTGATAACGTATTTGAGTTAAAGAATAAAATGAGATTAAGCGAATTCATTGATGCTCGTTTTATGTAAGGATAAAAT contains the following coding sequences:
- the norA gene encoding multidrug efflux MFS transporter NorA, whose amino-acid sequence is MSKTKRSTLYLLLINIFIVFLGIGLVIPVLPSIMNELNISGTTVGYLTAIFALTQLIISPFAGKAADKFGRKIMIVIGLFIFSLSELLFGIGETIELLFVSRILGGVSGACIMPAVTAFIADITTLETRPKMLGYMSAAITTGLIIGPGVGGFLAEIGTRVPFYSASVLGFVAAILSVKLLKEPASPQEEVEVKGLIEKKMGLKKIFMPMFFIAFVVIFVSTFGLTAFESFFSLYVDHKFAFSPLDIAISITGGAIIGAIFQIVLFEPLVKYMGEINMIRWSLVVSAILVFTMTLVSSYWTVMTVTFTVFIGADLIRPAVTTYLSRIAGNEQGFVGGMNSFFTSLANVFSPILGGILFDININYPYYFSTVVIIIGLAITILWKKPKTEELNLSKKSTL
- a CDS encoding lysozyme inhibitor LprI family protein, yielding MYKKGVFLLITAISLLVSGCQQEEKVDSKSRETGEVSSQETSDNSANKANQDSNNATDNNTGEPSTIKGSDHGSAVHKNSNQQNPTNSNTVSDDAFVTKDTAALVMADYINGLTTAINTGQFSNVAQVLKGSLYSDQQSLVSNLYKKGIKENWVDYSVVNFTKAGNSSDGPLYNIQTVETVSVIQPDGSQKTNKYNWMYTAVLINNQLYLTDIAKNGPITTVSKTGPTSSTPSTNSPATTITNSKKAYYLDLLEQTRTSEVQPVNDQIDGDRRQASGANYQMWDQVLNDIYGELKKQLSASEMNDLKIKQRQWIKDRDAASQKELKEAGGGTLAYAEEARILHEMTRERCYELVTYYMK
- a CDS encoding GlsB/YeaQ/YmgE family stress response membrane protein, yielding MSILWMLIVGGIIGWLAGLITGRDVPGGIIGNIIAGFIGSWLGGLILGSWGPVIGGFAIIPAIIGAIILVLIVSFVLRKMGQKNNHGHHAK
- a CDS encoding cell wall hydrolase, which produces MARVSYRSADINLMARMMRAEAEGEGRLGMLYVGNVIVNRLAANCIDFKNLRTVSQVIYQVQGGNFSFEAVQKGNVFYQRARGVEKRLAKQNLDYWRQHPAKFALWYFNPHAPCPPTWYGQPASGQFKNHCYYEPKPDTCASVYRG
- a CDS encoding site-2 protease family protein, translating into MFGFSDMPKFLFSFLLVLPLVSLVHQLGHSIMAIFFGGRVDFTIGKGKTIFKWKKIKIKSVYFLDSFCVYEKLKYDNRFTHACVYAGGAIANLASIFLINGLVMDDILSASLFSYQFVYFSVYYIVFSLLPIKYTETNSSDGRAIYDALRYGKITCNPD
- a CDS encoding NAD(P)/FAD-dependent oxidoreductase, with the protein product MNKTYDVIITGARVAGSTLAIYLGKAGFHVLLVDQATFPKDTLSTHTFFNNTVALLREIGVMDKLLKTNAPPVQDIKFQFEDTAIEGRIPKVDGEESCYCIRRTYLDQILLEQAKSQMNVTVLERFRVTDVIHDDDTVVGVEGIDGNNEKQEFLARMVVGADGRSSIIRRLVKSEIKISISAKVGIYFGYFSEFRHDNVPKFEVYKIKDNTAILFPTNDNLYVIAGIFPLENKELIGRLKLNPESCLRNFLTDNFPNTTIGTRLKNAELVEPVKGILGYDNYWYKGMGKGWALVGDAVCFKDPGMAQGIHDAICGARILSNILSKYKGQSEQSNQISEEYQKAIEDEFMVRFHMGCQISQNERISEQQNAVNKLISSHPVAIEKFLGIYNYSNEPDALEKELTRIMQSI
- a CDS encoding YolD-like family protein, translating into MILKALRKKGVITINYYQNGLLQTCKGRVNDLNLHDQTLSLEDEKHNIFSIRLSGITEIH
- a CDS encoding ABC transporter permease, which gives rise to MKQLFKLSSSWFPIWLISLLMLVMVFVYLPIFKGAKQNMSDVPLIVVNEDKGKVGDAILLNLIEKQNGNSFKWEVDKSRKQAFTDIRNNKAYGALIIPSDYSKSLDRVHDTLISGLTNDKPADLEILLNEGIGQTASMIASNTLQTVALTASKGISSQLKNELLQKGMRVAPENASLLENPVQVVSKNVLRLPVNLNKGMTPFVMALISSITGMLGANMIHGYLLRSNGILKKRGSALSESEVLTSEIIFGIILTFCVSIFIQLGVFGIFGSAHASNIWTIFLFTFFSCTTMFLLFKTIAVFLGGWGMLVMFPVNFMGIFSSGGAFPLSTLPTVHRLFSYILPTRYIVDGIRALLYYDGRLEAGLGLALLALSIYFVLTLAILIVFISLTKKYKEAVVDESGKKIEVEVGNEIPHEPPTHEQRKSLHTGEKDGMFRQAVSNLAKGSNKEKQEMNDNEYRNALKSLDKNKK
- a CDS encoding MerR family transcriptional regulator — translated: MERKTKTLTTGEFASYVGVKKDTLFYYDKINLFKPAGKLLNGYRYYTYDQIKSFSTLQSLRKLGVSIEELKEYLSSQNTHKFIQMANQQTVIVEKEIEKLLQIQRFFKQIISTEEELKGVEFGKVYVQKTEKKYILLSNKTSNEGMNTVEEWSEQYNHFGKQIGLQVPVPIGSLLTKDTLIQERFERVDYLFSYSELDTGQSRPEGLYAIYYHEGPYKNIESSYLHVTNFIKTEGYSIVGDAYEEYLYDSMKTNNEEEYLTKISIQVEKDLKEQ